One genomic segment of Actinomycetes bacterium includes these proteins:
- a CDS encoding DUF998 domain-containing protein, translating to MRQLRVLAVAGPVLFTLDWMLLGWSHVGYRPDRETISSLSAHGAPGWPVMVAGQVALVVAFLAVATLCVRVLGRPGIGPAGLYGLAAVGTVQASAFRTICTQVDAGWCTPMPRSAFPHQQWAHGIGTAMPFASLPLACLVVAWVTRRVDGLRDVAVLALAVLVVALPSVLWFLTQGTDWHGLSEKLFLTSLAAFTGYLGLRLGGCAAGELERVGCD from the coding sequence GTGAGACAGCTGCGCGTGCTGGCGGTCGCCGGCCCGGTGCTGTTCACCCTGGACTGGATGCTGCTCGGGTGGTCGCACGTGGGCTACCGGCCGGACCGAGAGACGATCAGCTCGCTGTCGGCCCACGGCGCCCCGGGCTGGCCGGTGATGGTCGCCGGACAGGTGGCCCTGGTCGTCGCGTTCCTCGCGGTTGCGACCCTGTGCGTCCGGGTTCTCGGCCGCCCCGGGATCGGGCCGGCCGGGCTGTACGGCCTCGCCGCCGTGGGCACCGTCCAGGCCAGTGCGTTCCGTACCATTTGCACCCAGGTCGATGCCGGGTGGTGCACACCGATGCCGCGGTCGGCCTTCCCGCACCAGCAGTGGGCGCACGGGATCGGCACCGCGATGCCCTTCGCCAGCCTGCCGCTCGCCTGCCTGGTCGTCGCCTGGGTCACCCGGCGGGTCGACGGGCTGCGGGACGTGGCCGTGCTCGCGCTGGCCGTCCTGGTCGTGGCGCTGCCCAGCGTGTTGTGGTTCCTGACGCAGGGCACGGACTGGCACGGTCTGTCCGAGAAGCTGTTCTTGACCTCTCTTGCGGCGTTCACCGGGTATCTCGGCTTGCGGCTGGGAGGGTGTGCCGCCGGTGAGCTGGAAAGGGTGGGGTGTGACTGA
- a CDS encoding DUF6295 family protein, with the protein MCTYATSRAAVSGSAKGPNGRWFHVTGATVYFDHPVHALAEHTLNIDLSNPTGGPSARVALELTAESARALVVAIEEALAAAGSGALVD; encoded by the coding sequence ATGTGCACGTATGCGACGTCCCGGGCCGCGGTCTCCGGGAGCGCCAAGGGGCCGAACGGGCGCTGGTTCCACGTCACGGGCGCGACGGTCTACTTCGACCATCCGGTGCACGCACTGGCCGAGCACACCCTGAACATCGACCTCTCGAACCCGACCGGCGGGCCCTCGGCGAGGGTGGCGCTGGAGCTCACCGCAGAGTCCGCCCGCGCGCTGGTCGTGGCCATCGAGGAGGCCCTGGCAGCAGCGGGCTCGGGGGCGCTGGTCGACTAA
- a CDS encoding Na+/H+ antiporter — protein MPTVLLWAVMLTGIVVLTPLAPRVRVPLPVLLTVFGLALPLLPSAPRLSIDPALILPAVLPPLLFAATQRSTAHEFRESARPILLLAVGLTVATAAVAAVVAHQAGLSWGPAWVLGAVVSPPDPVAATAVARRLSLPGRLVTVLEGEGMFNDATALVLYQLGVLAVVTGHVTAVDVGWGLLLAVAVGAGVGFAAGALTRWALAALHDAAAETTVTVAVPFVAYLAADRLHGSGVLAVLVLGLYLRSYGHPALSSGGWLLGRAVWRYLDYLITCIVFVLIGFELTAVLEDSRVDVASLRLAGWVVASLVVVRFAWMFPAAALARARRRFQPAATPSGVRETTIVAWAGMRGVVTVATALALPLLTDARAPFPYRHEIVFVALVCVLVTLVVQGLTLAPLVKVLRVGGEAATARDVASLRRRAAAAALSAVEGTAADPEVPEAVRRAVLLQYQGYLAAQQALGEARGPAGEADYSAELDQLLRRASEAEREVVLRARRQGEVSPEVADEVLHDVETRAVRDLD, from the coding sequence ATGCCGACCGTGCTGCTCTGGGCGGTCATGCTGACTGGGATCGTCGTCCTCACCCCGCTGGCTCCCCGGGTCCGCGTCCCGCTGCCGGTGCTGCTGACTGTCTTCGGGCTCGCCCTGCCGCTGCTGCCCTCGGCTCCTCGCCTGAGCATCGACCCGGCGCTCATCCTGCCGGCTGTGCTGCCGCCCCTGCTGTTCGCGGCGACGCAGCGCTCGACAGCGCACGAGTTCCGGGAGAGCGCCAGGCCGATCCTGCTGCTCGCCGTCGGCCTCACCGTGGCCACTGCGGCCGTCGCGGCGGTGGTCGCGCACCAGGCCGGGCTGTCCTGGGGCCCGGCCTGGGTCCTCGGTGCGGTGGTGTCGCCGCCCGACCCGGTGGCCGCGACCGCTGTGGCGCGGCGGCTGAGCTTGCCCGGCCGGCTGGTCACGGTCCTCGAGGGCGAGGGGATGTTCAACGACGCGACCGCCCTGGTGCTCTACCAGCTGGGCGTGCTCGCGGTGGTCACCGGTCACGTCACGGCGGTCGACGTGGGGTGGGGACTGCTGCTGGCCGTGGCAGTCGGTGCGGGAGTCGGGTTCGCCGCCGGGGCGCTCACCCGCTGGGCGCTGGCCGCACTGCACGACGCGGCGGCGGAGACCACCGTGACGGTCGCCGTGCCGTTCGTGGCCTACCTCGCGGCGGACCGGCTGCACGGCTCCGGTGTCCTGGCCGTGCTCGTCCTCGGACTGTACCTGCGCAGCTACGGCCATCCGGCGCTCAGCTCGGGCGGCTGGCTGCTCGGCCGGGCAGTGTGGCGCTACCTCGACTACCTGATCACCTGCATCGTCTTCGTCCTCATCGGCTTCGAGCTCACGGCGGTGCTCGAGGACAGTCGGGTCGATGTGGCCAGCCTGCGTCTCGCGGGCTGGGTTGTGGCCTCGCTGGTCGTCGTCAGGTTCGCCTGGATGTTCCCGGCCGCCGCGCTGGCCCGGGCGCGACGACGCTTCCAGCCGGCCGCCACCCCGTCGGGGGTCCGCGAGACGACCATCGTGGCCTGGGCGGGAATGCGCGGTGTCGTGACCGTGGCCACCGCGCTGGCCCTCCCGCTCCTCACCGACGCGCGGGCGCCGTTCCCCTACCGGCACGAGATCGTCTTCGTCGCGCTCGTCTGCGTGCTGGTCACCCTGGTGGTCCAAGGGCTCACCCTCGCCCCACTGGTGAAGGTCTTGCGGGTTGGCGGCGAGGCCGCCACCGCACGGGACGTCGCCTCGCTCCGACGGCGTGCCGCCGCCGCGGCCTTGAGCGCGGTCGAGGGCACGGCGGCGGACCCCGAGGTGCCCGAGGCGGTCCGGCGTGCGGTCTTGTTGCAGTACCAGGGCTACCTGGCCGCGCAGCAGGCCCTGGGCGAGGCCCGCGGCCCGGCCGGGGAGGCCGACTACTCGGCGGAACTGGACCAGCTGCTGCGCCGGGCCAGCGAGGCCGAGCGTGAGGTGGTGCTGCGGGCCAGGCGGCAGGGCGAGGTCAGCCCCGAGGTCGCCGACGAGGTCCTGCACGACGTCGAGACGAGGGCGGTCCGTGACCTCGACTGA